One part of the Pyrinomonadaceae bacterium genome encodes these proteins:
- a CDS encoding fibronectin type III domain-containing protein, translating to MSKNKVSRRGKSKSTRARRKKHVIVGALGLAILLSLGTVAGPWRDTRGAKHIRALFWTPPPPIPPANNPSKEYIYAGGKLVATEAPVTLLAPTNVAALTLSNENPARVSISWTATPGADHYQVERTTNLGGNYTVVNSNVATTTFTDNTVTSVTAYLYRVRAVDGGGNLSPYSNLDVATAITFTDDTIVTGSTLVKAAHINELRQAVDAVRATANLGAANWGAAITAGVTTVQADHIQTLRTNLDQARGALSLSACSYTNVGVGFLIQKNHIDELRQCVR from the coding sequence ATGTCGAAAAACAAAGTCTCGCGACGAGGGAAGTCAAAGTCCACACGCGCGCGGCGCAAGAAACATGTCATTGTCGGCGCGCTTGGGCTGGCTATTTTACTTTCGCTGGGCACGGTCGCCGGTCCGTGGAGAGACACTCGCGGCGCGAAGCATATTCGGGCGCTGTTTTGGACGCCGCCACCGCCAATTCCACCCGCTAACAACCCTTCCAAAGAGTACATCTACGCGGGAGGAAAGTTAGTGGCCACGGAAGCGCCGGTGACTCTGCTCGCGCCGACGAACGTTGCGGCCCTGACCTTGTCGAACGAGAACCCGGCCAGGGTAAGCATTAGTTGGACTGCGACCCCGGGCGCCGATCACTATCAGGTCGAGCGCACGACAAACCTGGGCGGCAATTACACCGTCGTCAATTCCAACGTGGCGACCACAACCTTTACCGACAACACGGTGACCAGCGTCACGGCTTACCTTTACCGGGTCAGGGCTGTGGACGGCGGTGGCAACCTCTCGCCGTACAGCAATCTCGATGTGGCAACGGCGATCACTTTTACTGACGACACGATCGTCACCGGCAGCACACTTGTAAAGGCAGCGCACATCAATGAGCTACGGCAAGCGGTAGACGCGGTCCGCGCGACCGCCAATCTTGGCGCGGCGAATTGGGGAGCTGCTATCACCGCTGGCGTTACCACCGTTCAAGCTGATCATATTCAGACCCTGCGGACAAACCTGGACCAGGCACGCGGCGCACTGAGCCTATCGGCATGTTCCTACACGAATGTGGGCGTGGGATTCCTTATTCAAAAAAACCATATCGATGAACTGCGGCAATGTGTCCGTTAG
- a CDS encoding RHS repeat-associated core domain-containing protein — translation MKKRYSISLRRMLISGLVFTCALVCTIGETAGQNIQFTQGNVGSGLDSTIQIPIIGYPGRGASLPVNLYYSSKVWRLGNLATVNDVSYYTTITEAIYAEHTTAGWKTSLDLPIIEWPKETDQYYYTGKQFCFICSSGFRRFRVARVYITMPDGSKHELRESDTPYEGTMRVTGTFYAVDGSRLRYDATSQTTGTVYMPDGSRYVLNGSTAQFIDRNGNTLNYTASTRQWKDTLGREINVPLPASPTIGTQEYYAPGLTSPYQLVWKKLSDPGVITSGAGPKPVGSHYLPNPAQPPTPYYGNNYPTVVPQGWSGSLFVSQEADSESPTTWVVGRAQVGGELFDPVVLTEVVLPNGLKYKFGYNIYGEIDKITYPTGAYEQYSFDDAPPIGDVKPPYAQMNRVVTQRQLSAKGDGSDLATWTYSISGGSDPQIGTFQITGTTAPDNSYSEVRKHNFMAPLQPGQGNPHFWPFGWEDARQGVPFEERVYDKPPGQGGVVLRRSLTDFAWDDNPIPPRIGLQGEQWVHAFRNVRPKKSVSLILDTGGDALAKLITYGYNSNPAYIFTTGLDQTDIAETHFASVPQASAQADNVTTISTGYSYPPASSLVTTYLDDAAYQSRHILGLPTSVLLKNTAGQVISKSESFYDEAAYPLINYNDLTAPEYADPNTNARGNVTTTRSYSDIGAGLYLETHAQFDQCGNVRNTWNERGIQTATEYSSTYKHAYATQSITAVPDPTGVHGSTTAFTSSSTYDYTTGLTLTTTDANGQVTTLSYQNDQGQNDSMNRVRKVTRPDGSWSKYSFGETLGNLFTLTETQQDATRVLKAYEFVDPMGRISRSFGGEGGANYIATDTIFDQMGRVWKVSNPYRTTTLNGVADLSHTTDWTVSHYDAMSRVDYVTLPDASQVLNNYQGIYTTVTDQAGRQRRTKTDALGRIVRVDEPNQGGSLGSIEAPTQPTYYDYDTQGALIHITQGTGSGTVQHRYFKYDALGRLTHERQVEQAGTHTASDPLTGNSAWSRKLVYDETIGGVTYAGLLTSGYDARNIHTEFRYDNLNRIYQVSYSDSTPTVSNFYDQPATGYFNKGRLTQASTAAVGSIPATAQNYRFDVIGRVSYSQQTVGDQTYVMDQYTYNLKGALTSQKYPSGRVVSYAFDDGARLSQVSSGAMIYANAFDYTTTQGLLKQVTLGNGAVESFTYNSRLQIQSMDLARNGTQLQHYDYKYGVYNPATNIVDETKNTGQIARIEGFIATQKQWQQNFAYDSLGRLSSARELRGDNGQQVWLANYEYDVFGNRYQKQAQNNGNPFTQIWTEDADINKNTNRYASGLTYDDAGNVTIDSKFRNLSFQYDANNRQKQSTNGTTTVVNVYDAGGQRVATQAGGMLTNVLVYDAIGKLVAEYGPVVTGGTQFVTSDHQNSPRAITNATGTVISRHDYAPFGEDLPAGVGMRSTGGGYSQPDSVRQKYAGMENDEATGMSHTLWRQYDNLSARWTAPDPYGDSMSIASPQSFNRYSYVENDPVNKIDPLGLMTMMDATMSWQTVTDIWANENNFGGPETGRTIIENGMNGFADRDEEEEGGEEEQSDSTGSTSATTSGTTSEETPLPPPPENPTDQSGSSQAPAQAPAQAPGTAPAKPLTSVTVLGKTVKITYAKGISAANKLKVSNKIAAAAALINANASTLTPAEKKAIGRISVFSVVGSKTYLGATGSNGMTLSVKYILDPGSSAAWIASLFAHEGQHHLNKGKFSGKNLWKDELSARTIQLGVGNKVGFQPYETTYLQGEMALTPANKAKMQKHMEQGLKY, via the coding sequence ATGAAGAAACGATACTCAATCTCACTGCGCCGAATGTTGATAAGCGGCCTGGTATTCACTTGCGCGCTAGTTTGTACGATTGGCGAGACGGCCGGGCAAAACATCCAGTTCACGCAGGGCAACGTTGGATCGGGCCTCGACAGTACCATTCAAATTCCGATCATTGGATATCCAGGGCGCGGCGCAAGCTTGCCGGTAAACCTCTATTACTCGTCAAAGGTTTGGAGACTCGGAAATCTTGCCACGGTCAACGACGTCTCGTACTACACGACGATCACAGAGGCGATCTATGCTGAACATACGACCGCGGGCTGGAAGACAAGTCTTGACTTGCCAATTATCGAATGGCCAAAGGAAACGGACCAGTACTACTACACGGGTAAGCAGTTTTGCTTCATATGTAGCTCAGGATTCCGGCGTTTCCGAGTGGCGCGTGTCTACATCACCATGCCCGACGGCTCGAAGCATGAGTTGCGCGAGAGCGATACGCCGTATGAAGGCACAATGAGGGTAACCGGCACGTTCTATGCGGTTGACGGCTCCCGATTGCGTTATGACGCCACATCGCAGACGACGGGCACCGTCTACATGCCGGATGGTAGCCGTTATGTGCTTAACGGTTCCACCGCGCAATTCATCGATCGGAACGGGAATACCCTGAATTACACCGCGTCAACGCGGCAATGGAAGGACACGCTGGGCAGAGAGATTAACGTCCCGCTGCCGGCAAGTCCGACCATCGGCACGCAGGAATACTACGCGCCGGGGCTTACTTCGCCGTACCAGTTAGTCTGGAAGAAACTCTCAGACCCGGGAGTGATCACATCTGGAGCGGGCCCGAAACCAGTAGGCAGTCACTATTTGCCGAATCCAGCGCAGCCGCCGACCCCTTACTACGGAAACAACTACCCGACGGTCGTGCCACAGGGCTGGTCAGGGAGCCTTTTTGTCAGCCAGGAAGCCGACTCGGAATCGCCGACCACCTGGGTGGTTGGCCGCGCCCAGGTTGGCGGTGAACTATTCGATCCGGTGGTGCTCACGGAAGTCGTGCTGCCTAACGGGCTGAAATACAAATTTGGTTACAACATCTACGGTGAGATCGACAAGATCACTTATCCTACCGGAGCGTACGAGCAATATTCATTCGACGATGCGCCGCCGATCGGTGACGTCAAGCCCCCGTACGCCCAAATGAACCGCGTCGTAACGCAGAGACAGCTTAGTGCCAAAGGCGACGGAAGTGATCTGGCAACATGGACCTATTCCATCTCGGGCGGGAGTGACCCTCAAATCGGCACATTTCAGATCACCGGGACGACCGCGCCTGACAACAGCTACAGCGAAGTGCGCAAGCACAACTTCATGGCTCCCCTCCAGCCGGGTCAGGGCAATCCTCATTTCTGGCCCTTCGGGTGGGAAGACGCGCGGCAGGGAGTGCCTTTCGAGGAACGAGTGTATGACAAGCCGCCCGGCCAAGGCGGAGTTGTGCTGCGACGGTCGCTGACGGATTTCGCCTGGGATGACAATCCTATCCCACCCCGGATAGGTCTGCAGGGCGAGCAGTGGGTGCACGCGTTTCGCAATGTGCGTCCCAAGAAAAGTGTCAGTCTCATTCTCGACACTGGTGGTGACGCCCTCGCGAAGTTGATTACCTACGGCTACAACTCGAACCCCGCTTACATATTTACGACAGGGCTTGATCAAACCGACATCGCTGAGACCCACTTCGCGTCGGTTCCCCAAGCGTCGGCCCAGGCTGACAACGTCACAACAATCTCCACCGGCTACTCGTACCCGCCCGCCAGCAGCTTAGTCACGACGTACCTTGATGATGCAGCTTATCAAAGCCGGCACATCCTTGGTTTGCCCACTTCCGTGCTCCTGAAAAATACGGCTGGCCAGGTTATTTCAAAGAGCGAATCGTTCTATGATGAGGCGGCGTATCCGCTGATTAACTACAACGATCTGACGGCACCCGAATACGCCGATCCGAACACCAACGCGCGCGGGAACGTGACCACGACACGGAGTTACTCAGATATCGGCGCGGGCCTTTATCTTGAAACGCACGCCCAATTCGACCAATGCGGGAACGTTAGAAACACCTGGAACGAGCGCGGTATTCAGACTGCCACTGAATACTCTTCTACCTATAAACACGCTTACGCCACGCAATCGATCACGGCAGTTCCTGATCCAACCGGGGTCCACGGATCGACTACAGCGTTTACCTCGAGCAGCACGTATGACTACACGACGGGGCTCACGCTGACTACCACTGACGCCAACGGTCAAGTTACAACGTTGAGCTATCAGAATGATCAGGGCCAGAACGATTCGATGAATCGCGTGCGTAAAGTGACACGGCCGGACGGAAGTTGGAGTAAGTATAGCTTTGGTGAGACGCTCGGTAATCTGTTCACCCTGACGGAAACCCAGCAAGATGCCACCCGTGTCTTGAAAGCCTATGAGTTCGTCGATCCAATGGGCCGCATCAGCCGAAGTTTTGGCGGTGAAGGCGGTGCTAACTACATTGCCACGGACACGATTTTCGATCAGATGGGGCGCGTCTGGAAGGTTTCAAATCCGTATCGCACCACGACACTGAATGGTGTGGCCGATTTGTCGCATACGACCGACTGGACTGTGTCGCACTACGATGCGATGTCACGTGTGGACTACGTGACGTTGCCCGACGCTTCACAAGTTCTCAACAATTACCAGGGCATCTACACGACGGTTACCGATCAAGCCGGCCGGCAAAGACGGACGAAGACGGACGCGCTGGGCCGAATTGTGCGCGTTGATGAACCGAACCAGGGGGGCAGTTTGGGTTCAATTGAAGCGCCGACGCAGCCAACCTATTACGACTACGACACGCAGGGCGCTTTGATTCACATCACCCAGGGTACCGGCAGCGGAACGGTGCAGCATCGCTATTTCAAATATGACGCGCTGGGCCGGCTCACGCATGAGCGTCAAGTCGAACAAGCAGGGACGCACACTGCTTCAGATCCGTTGACCGGCAACAGCGCCTGGTCGCGCAAACTGGTTTACGACGAGACCATCGGAGGCGTTACCTATGCAGGTTTGCTTACCAGCGGATACGACGCCCGCAACATTCACACTGAGTTTCGGTACGACAATCTGAACCGCATTTACCAGGTCAGTTACTCAGACAGCACGCCTACGGTCAGCAATTTTTACGACCAGCCGGCCACCGGATACTTCAACAAGGGCCGGCTGACGCAGGCGTCGACCGCGGCGGTCGGATCGATTCCGGCAACAGCGCAAAACTACAGGTTCGATGTGATAGGCCGCGTCAGCTATAGCCAGCAGACGGTGGGTGACCAGACCTACGTGATGGATCAATACACTTACAATCTCAAGGGAGCGCTTACAAGCCAGAAGTATCCGTCCGGAAGAGTGGTCAGCTACGCGTTTGACGATGGCGCCCGCCTGTCGCAGGTTTCCAGTGGCGCCATGATCTACGCCAATGCCTTTGATTACACCACGACGCAGGGATTGTTGAAGCAAGTAACCCTGGGCAACGGCGCGGTCGAAAGTTTTACGTACAATTCGCGCTTGCAAATTCAGAGCATGGATCTCGCCCGAAATGGCACCCAACTTCAGCACTACGATTACAAATACGGCGTTTACAATCCCGCGACGAACATCGTCGACGAAACGAAGAACACCGGCCAGATCGCGCGGATCGAAGGCTTCATTGCGACGCAAAAACAGTGGCAACAAAATTTTGCGTACGATTCGCTCGGGCGCTTGTCTTCAGCGCGCGAACTTCGCGGTGACAATGGTCAGCAGGTATGGCTGGCAAACTACGAATACGACGTTTTTGGGAACCGTTACCAGAAGCAAGCGCAGAACAACGGTAATCCGTTTACACAAATCTGGACGGAAGATGCGGATATCAATAAGAACACGAACCGCTACGCATCGGGACTGACATACGACGATGCCGGCAACGTTACGATCGATTCCAAGTTCCGCAATCTTAGCTTCCAATACGACGCCAATAATCGCCAAAAGCAAAGCACTAACGGCACCACGACCGTGGTGAATGTTTACGATGCCGGCGGCCAGCGAGTGGCCACGCAAGCGGGTGGTATGTTGACCAATGTGCTGGTCTATGACGCCATCGGCAAGCTGGTCGCCGAATACGGCCCGGTCGTTACCGGTGGCACTCAATTTGTCACAAGCGATCATCAGAACTCGCCCCGGGCGATTACCAATGCGACGGGAACCGTAATTTCTCGACACGACTATGCACCCTTCGGCGAAGATCTGCCCGCCGGAGTCGGCATGCGCTCCACGGGAGGCGGTTATTCTCAGCCCGACAGTGTGCGACAAAAGTATGCCGGAATGGAGAACGACGAGGCGACGGGTATGTCGCACACGTTGTGGCGCCAATACGACAACTTGTCGGCCCGCTGGACGGCGCCCGACCCCTACGGTGACAGCATGAGTATCGCGTCGCCACAGTCGTTCAATCGGTATAGCTACGTTGAAAATGATCCCGTCAACAAAATCGATCCACTCGGATTGATGACGATGATGGACGCCACGATGAGCTGGCAGACGGTAACGGACATCTGGGCGAATGAAAACAACTTTGGTGGACCGGAGACTGGCCGAACCATTATCGAGAACGGGATGAATGGTTTTGCCGACCGCGACGAGGAGGAGGAGGGCGGAGAAGAGGAGCAATCCGACTCAACCGGCAGCACCTCGGCAACTACGAGTGGAACTACCTCCGAGGAAACGCCACTGCCTCCACCGCCCGAGAACCCGACCGATCAGTCAGGTTCTTCGCAAGCTCCTGCGCAGGCGCCGGCGCAAGCGCCTGGCACGGCGCCGGCAAAGCCCCTCACGTCCGTTACGGTTCTCGGCAAGACGGTGAAGATCACTTATGCGAAGGGAATATCGGCTGCTAACAAACTGAAGGTCAGCAACAAAATAGCCGCCGCTGCCGCGTTAATTAACGCAAACGCAAGTACACTTACACCCGCCGAAAAGAAAGCGATTGGCCGCATTTCAGTTTTTTCTGTGGTCGGATCAAAAACTTACCTTGGTGCAACCGGTAGTAATGGGATGACTCTGTCGGTGAAGTACATTCTCGATCCAGGGAGTTCGGCGGCGTGGATCGCGTCCTTGTTCGCACATGAAGGCCAGCACCATCTGAATAAAGGAAAGTTTTCCGGCAAGAACCTTTGGAAGGATGAGCTGTCTGCACGCACTATTCAATTAGGTGTAGGTAATAAGGTTGGGTTCCAACCGTATGAGACTACTTATCTTCAAGGTGAAATGGCCCTGACGCCTGCGAACAAAGCAAAAATGCAGAAACACA